A single Phragmites australis chromosome 4, lpPhrAust1.1, whole genome shotgun sequence DNA region contains:
- the LOC133916475 gene encoding eukaryotic translation initiation factor NCBP, translated as MEPAADRKEAEQEEQQLPHVRKDDAPTAAATVEDEADSEESERRNRELKAGLHPLRRKLVLWFTRRTPGARSQSYEDNIKKIVDFSTVESFWVCYCHLARPSSLPSPTDLHLFREGIRPLWEDPANQNGGKWIIRFKKAVSGRFWEDLVLVLVGDQLEYSDDVCGVVLSVRFNEDILSVWNRNASDHQAVMTLRDSIKRHLKLPHSYLMEYKPHDASLRDNSSYRNTWLRG; from the exons ATGGAACCGGCGGCGGATAGGAAGGAGGCAGagcaggaggagcagcagctacCGCACGTGCGGAAGGACGACgcgcccaccgccgccgccaccgtggAGGACGAGGCGGATTCGGAGGAGAGCGAGCGCCGTAACCGCGAGCTAAAGGCCGGACTCCACCCCCTCAGG CGCAAGCTCGTGCTCTGGTTCACGCGCCGGACGCCTGGGGCGAGGTCGCAGTCTTACGAGgacaacatcaagaagatcgtTGATTTCAGCACT GTGGAGTCGTTCTGGGTTTGCTACTGCCACCTTGCGCGCCCGTCCTCCCTGCCGAGCCCCACTGACCTGCATCTCTTCAGGGAGGGCATCCGGCCCCTTTGGGAG GATCCTGCTAATCAGAATGGTGGCAAGTGGATAATACGTTTCAAGAAGGCTGTTTCTGGCCGTTTCTGGGAGGATCTG GTGCTGGTGCTAGTGGGAGACCAACTCGAGTATAGCGATGATGTTTGTGGTGTGGTGCTCAGTGTCCGTTTCAACGAAGACATTCTAAGTGTTTGGAATCGGAACGCATCGGACCATCAA GCTGTGATGACATTGAGGGATTCAATTAAGAGGCATCTCAAGCTACCACACAGCTATTTGATGGAATACAAACCACATGATGCTTCGCTGCGTGATAACTCGTCCTACAGGAACACATGGCTGAGAGGATAA